In Alteribacter lacisalsi, a genomic segment contains:
- a CDS encoding pyridoxamine 5'-phosphate oxidase family protein yields the protein MNEQNLKERILEVLDQHKIGTLATVKNKRPHSRYMTFFNDGLVLYTPTNKETHKAEEVAENPYVHILLGYEGEGYGDAYLEVEGKVEIKHDQDIKEKLWHERMSRWFDGPNDPEYIVLQIFPTAIRLMNDGDKTPETLEL from the coding sequence ATGAACGAACAGAATTTAAAAGAACGGATTCTTGAAGTACTGGATCAGCACAAAATAGGAACCCTCGCTACGGTAAAGAACAAACGCCCTCACTCAAGATACATGACGTTCTTTAATGACGGCCTTGTCCTTTACACCCCGACGAATAAAGAAACGCATAAGGCAGAGGAAGTAGCCGAAAACCCTTATGTTCACATCCTTCTCGGTTATGAAGGCGAAGGGTATGGAGATGCCTACCTGGAAGTGGAAGGCAAAGTTGAAATTAAACACGATCAGGATATTAAGGAAAAACTGTGGCATGAAAGAATGTCCCGCTGGTTCGATGGACCCAATGATCCTGAGTACATCGTTCTTCAGATCTTTCCGACTGCGATACGTCTAATGAATGATGGAGACAAGACCCCGGAAACGCTCGAACTGTAA
- the msrA gene encoding peptide-methionine (S)-S-oxide reductase MsrA — MTKRTEKAIFAGGCFWCMVKPFDELPGIHNVVSGYTGGNTINPSYDDVQKGDTGHYEAVEITYDPDIFSYGELLDLYWPQIDPTDDGGQFFDRGSQYRTAVFYFSEEQRQEALSTRDAIDQSGRFQKPVVTKVLPAKPFYPAEDRHQKFYRKNPEKYKQERTESGRESFIQNHWNEESP; from the coding sequence ATGACAAAACGAACAGAAAAAGCGATTTTTGCAGGAGGTTGCTTCTGGTGTATGGTTAAACCATTTGATGAACTTCCGGGCATTCATAATGTTGTTTCCGGTTACACAGGCGGAAACACGATCAATCCTTCCTATGATGACGTGCAGAAAGGTGACACGGGACATTATGAGGCAGTTGAGATCACGTATGATCCGGATATCTTCTCTTATGGAGAACTTTTGGATCTTTACTGGCCGCAGATCGATCCCACAGACGACGGCGGACAGTTTTTTGATCGCGGGTCACAGTACCGGACTGCTGTGTTTTATTTCAGTGAAGAACAGAGGCAGGAGGCCCTTTCAACCCGCGATGCGATTGACCAGAGCGGGAGATTTCAAAAGCCTGTTGTAACGAAGGTTCTTCCCGCAAAGCCTTTTTACCCTGCTGAAGATCGTCATCAGAAATTTTACAGAAAAAATCCTGAAAAATATAAGCAGGAACGGACCGAATCCGGAAGAGAATCATTTATTCAGAATCACTGGAACGAAGAGTCTCCCTGA
- a CDS encoding aliphatic sulfonate ABC transporter substrate-binding protein, whose protein sequence is MKKTLSILGSAVLLLIAACGSGGAGGQAEEVSIGYFPNLDHAAGIVGKEKGFFDEEMHGVEIDFVNFPNGNDFIDALSTGNIHMGYVGPGPAINYFLQGGDVVVLAAAANGATLIVSREDSGIYTLEDLDGHSFCTPGNGCTHNVQLEIMLERIGLKSNRLGGTVEHQSRVAPANMVAMFEQGQIDAAAAPEPWGTLLELEYGANVIAEWDEVFLGEELASVVFVTTNEFLENNEELVEQALLAHIRSVEYASENKGDTLDTINEALYQLTQTRLPDEVLLRAWDRMEVTAETHADALQYWATASYELKFISDEPDLEGFTNTELLEKVMGE, encoded by the coding sequence GTGAAGAAAACATTGTCGATTCTGGGGAGTGCGGTTCTGCTTTTAATTGCTGCGTGCGGATCAGGGGGAGCCGGGGGCCAGGCAGAGGAAGTGTCGATCGGGTATTTTCCCAACCTGGATCACGCTGCCGGCATCGTTGGCAAAGAGAAGGGATTTTTTGATGAGGAAATGCATGGGGTGGAAATAGATTTTGTGAATTTTCCAAATGGCAATGATTTCATTGATGCACTCAGTACGGGCAACATTCATATGGGGTATGTAGGTCCCGGGCCGGCAATTAATTACTTCCTTCAGGGTGGCGATGTGGTGGTGTTAGCAGCAGCTGCCAACGGAGCTACCCTCATTGTATCGAGGGAGGATTCAGGCATCTATACGCTGGAAGATCTTGACGGTCATTCCTTCTGTACGCCAGGAAACGGCTGTACACACAATGTTCAGCTGGAAATCATGCTGGAGAGGATTGGTCTGAAATCCAATCGACTGGGGGGGACGGTGGAACATCAGTCCCGGGTTGCACCTGCAAACATGGTTGCTATGTTTGAGCAGGGACAGATTGATGCAGCGGCTGCTCCGGAACCGTGGGGGACTCTCCTTGAGCTTGAGTATGGTGCTAATGTTATTGCAGAGTGGGATGAAGTCTTCCTTGGAGAAGAGCTGGCAAGTGTTGTTTTTGTTACGACAAATGAATTCCTTGAAAATAATGAGGAGCTTGTAGAACAGGCGCTGCTCGCTCACATCCGGAGTGTAGAATACGCCAGTGAAAACAAGGGAGATACACTGGATACCATTAATGAAGCTCTGTACCAGTTAACGCAGACACGTCTGCCGGATGAGGTGCTGCTTCGGGCATGGGACCGGATGGAAGTAACAGCGGAAACCCATGCTGACGCATTACAATATTGGGCAACTGCATCATATGAATTGAAATTCATCTCAGATGAGCCTGATCTTGAAGGATTTACAAATACGGAATTACTCGAAAAGGTCATGGGAGAGTAA
- a CDS encoding ABC transporter permease, which yields MSILIKRIIFFLALFTVWESIYHLNQLFTFWSPTLFPSPLGAAGQLYIGFFETGILRVAFVESMQRIFTGFLLAVLIGGSLGILLAVSKVADDTLGSLVIALQPVPSIVWLPIALMMFQGGSGAILFVVILGGTWAMTMNMRMGVKNVQPILIRAARTMGVRGASLVWRVMIPASVPAALTGARLAWAFGWRALMAAELIGRGGLGRTLMDARDFYNMDLVVAIMFIISAVGLIVEYGLFSRIERRVFARWGLQEKQS from the coding sequence ATGTCCATTCTGATTAAGCGCATTATTTTCTTTCTTGCCTTGTTTACTGTATGGGAGTCAATATATCACCTGAATCAGTTATTCACTTTCTGGTCCCCTACACTATTTCCGTCTCCCCTCGGTGCAGCGGGGCAGTTATATATTGGTTTTTTTGAAACGGGAATTTTACGGGTGGCTTTCGTTGAGAGCATGCAGCGCATTTTTACGGGGTTCCTCCTTGCAGTGCTGATTGGCGGCTCTCTCGGCATTCTGCTTGCCGTATCAAAAGTGGCTGACGATACCCTGGGTTCTCTTGTCATCGCTCTGCAGCCAGTTCCGAGTATTGTGTGGCTGCCGATTGCGCTGATGATGTTTCAGGGAGGGAGCGGGGCCATTTTGTTCGTGGTTATCCTTGGGGGAACCTGGGCTATGACGATGAATATGAGGATGGGAGTCAAAAATGTGCAGCCGATCTTAATCCGGGCTGCAAGGACAATGGGCGTCCGCGGTGCGTCACTTGTCTGGCGGGTAATGATACCGGCTTCCGTTCCTGCAGCTCTGACAGGTGCAAGACTGGCATGGGCTTTTGGCTGGCGGGCGCTTATGGCGGCTGAACTGATTGGGCGAGGTGGTCTGGGACGGACACTGATGGATGCCAGAGACTTTTATAATATGGATCTCGTGGTGGCAATTATGTTCATCATCTCTGCGGTCGGACTCATTGTGGAATACGGACTTTTCAGCCGTATTGAGAGGCGGGTTTTTGCGCGGTGGGGTTTGCAGGAAAAACAGTCATAA
- a CDS encoding ABC transporter ATP-binding protein, translating into MGIIIENVKKTFGTADGKGGTVEVFSGVDLKVRPGEFVSLLGPSGCGKSTLLNIVAGLERANSGNVTVNGRGVVGPGADRGVVFQEAALMPWLTVKGNVIFGIKKRMSAVEAEGTAEKYLKMVHLSRFSGAYPHELSGGMKQRVAIARALAMDPETLLMDEPFGALDEQTRSLLHKQVLHIWGQTGKTVLFVTHNIREAMLLSDRIVLMGVQPGGIRKVFAVELPRPRDSLEPEFAEMEQQIRSLLSVEIDKVAREEFGDVHSD; encoded by the coding sequence GTGGGGATTATTATTGAGAATGTAAAAAAGACATTCGGCACCGCTGATGGTAAAGGTGGAACGGTGGAAGTGTTTTCGGGCGTTGATCTGAAGGTCAGGCCGGGAGAATTTGTTTCTCTTCTTGGGCCGTCAGGCTGTGGGAAATCCACGCTTTTAAACATCGTAGCGGGTCTGGAGCGGGCGAACTCCGGAAACGTAACTGTGAACGGAAGAGGGGTTGTTGGCCCTGGCGCGGACAGGGGTGTTGTGTTCCAGGAAGCGGCTCTCATGCCCTGGCTGACTGTGAAGGGCAACGTCATTTTTGGGATTAAAAAGAGAATGTCAGCCGTGGAAGCGGAAGGGACTGCCGAAAAGTATTTAAAAATGGTCCACCTGAGCCGGTTTTCGGGAGCTTATCCTCATGAACTTTCAGGCGGTATGAAGCAGAGAGTCGCAATTGCACGTGCGCTTGCGATGGATCCTGAGACGCTTCTGATGGATGAACCCTTTGGAGCGCTTGATGAGCAGACTCGGTCGCTTCTTCACAAGCAGGTGCTGCACATATGGGGGCAGACGGGTAAGACGGTTCTCTTCGTGACCCACAACATCAGGGAGGCGATGCTTCTATCTGATCGTATTGTTCTGATGGGTGTGCAGCCGGGAGGAATAAGGAAAGTTTTCGCTGTGGAACTACCCCGCCCCCGGGATTCGCTCGAACCTGAATTTGCGGAAATGGAACAGCAGATCCGTTCACTTCTCTCTGTAGAAATAGACAAAGTGGCAAGAGAGGAGTTTGGAGATGTCCATTCTGATTAA
- a CDS encoding PAS domain-containing protein — MTYAPQSLLSSEIIIQAMDYTRAGVIITDPELDDHPIIFANRAFETMTGYMKEEIIGRNCRFLQGPDTEVEKVNEIRHSIREKKAVSVTIKNYRKNGEVFWNELHIDPVRDAENDKWYFIGIQKDVTEYEKAKEELKNSLDQVNRLSTPIVPIEEGVSVLPLIGDVTEERLENILSDLTSSISATKDHTLILDLSGLSDINEHVIHGIFNLSDLLRLLGTSLIITGISTRLAIKTVKMRIDLPQIRTFSTVKEAIQMR, encoded by the coding sequence TTGACATATGCGCCGCAGAGCTTATTATCAAGTGAAATTATTATTCAGGCGATGGATTACACACGTGCAGGGGTGATTATTACGGATCCGGAATTGGATGACCATCCGATTATTTTTGCCAACCGCGCCTTTGAAACGATGACAGGTTATATGAAAGAAGAAATTATCGGCAGGAACTGCCGTTTTCTTCAGGGGCCTGACACAGAAGTGGAAAAGGTGAATGAAATCAGACATTCGATTCGTGAGAAAAAAGCCGTTTCGGTAACAATAAAGAACTACCGGAAAAATGGAGAAGTGTTCTGGAACGAACTCCATATTGACCCTGTAAGAGATGCAGAAAATGATAAATGGTATTTTATCGGGATCCAAAAAGACGTGACAGAATATGAGAAAGCAAAAGAAGAACTCAAAAATTCTCTTGATCAAGTCAACCGCCTTTCCACACCAATTGTACCGATAGAAGAGGGTGTCTCTGTGCTGCCTCTCATTGGAGATGTGACCGAAGAGCGTCTGGAAAATATTCTGTCTGATCTTACTTCGTCCATATCGGCCACTAAGGATCACACGCTGATTCTGGATCTATCGGGTTTAAGTGATATTAATGAACATGTCATTCACGGCATATTTAATTTAAGCGACCTTCTCAGGCTGCTCGGTACCTCTCTGATTATTACGGGGATCTCCACCAGACTGGCAATAAAAACTGTCAAGATGCGAATTGATTTACCGCAGATCAGAACCTTCAGCACTGTAAAAGAGGCTATTCAGATGCGTTAA
- a CDS encoding winged helix-turn-helix transcriptional regulator, whose product MEREKLESIKTTLDVVCGKWKGIILLELVGQTLRFNELKKKLPDASHQTLIKQLKELESDGLVDRKAYPVVPPKVEYSLTPYGKELEIMLEEMAVWGRNHRLKKEHRETS is encoded by the coding sequence ATGGAAAGAGAAAAACTCGAAAGTATTAAAACAACATTGGATGTGGTCTGCGGAAAATGGAAAGGTATTATCCTCCTGGAACTGGTAGGGCAGACACTCAGGTTTAATGAGCTTAAAAAGAAGCTCCCCGACGCCTCACATCAGACGCTCATTAAGCAGCTGAAAGAACTGGAGTCAGACGGCCTGGTTGACCGTAAAGCGTACCCTGTTGTCCCGCCTAAAGTTGAGTATTCTCTGACTCCCTATGGAAAAGAGCTTGAAATTATGCTGGAGGAGATGGCTGTGTGGGGGCGGAATCATCGCCTGAAGAAAGAACATCGTGAAACGTCTTGA